The following proteins come from a genomic window of Chionomys nivalis chromosome 9, mChiNiv1.1, whole genome shotgun sequence:
- the Spata2 gene encoding spermatogenesis-associated protein 2, with translation MDAKYKDDLFRKYVQFHESKVDTTPSKQQPGSDEYLRVAAATLLSLHKVDPLHRFRLIRFYEVVESSLRSLSSSSLSALHCAFSMLETVAINLFLFPWKKEFRSIKTYTGPFVYYVKSTLLEEDIRAILRFMGYEPELGTAYKLRELVESLQVKMVSFELFLAKVECEQMLGIHSQVKDKGYSELDVVTERKSTTEDAHGCSDALRRRAESREHLTTSMARVALQKSASERAAKDYYKPRVTKPSRSVDAYDSYWESRKLPSKASLSLRKEPVAMDVGDDLKDEIIRPSPSLLTMSSSPHGSPDDLPSISPINGPGLLCSTHFSTQDDVDLYTDSEPRATYRRQDALRPDVWLVKNDAHPIYHKRSPPTKESALSKCQNCGLSCSSALCQRCDSLLASKPSAFPSKASGHDSLVHGAPMREKYVGQTQGLDRLPPVHSKSKPSTTATSRCGFCNRVGATNTCTQCSKVSCDACLGAYHYDPCCRKSELHKFMPNNQLNYKSTQFSHLVYR, from the exons ATGGATGCGAAGTACAAGGATGATTTATTTCGGAAGTACGTGCAGTTCCATGAGAGCAAAGTGGACACCAcccccagcaagcagcagcctGGCAGCGATGAGTACCTGCGAGTGGCAGCCGCCACCCTGCTCAGTCTGCACAAGGTGGACCCCTTGCACCGATTTCGGCTGATCCGGTTTTATGAAGTGGTAGAGAGCTCCCTCCGCTCACTGAGCAGCTCCAGCCTGAGTGCTCTGCACTGCGCCTTCAGCATGCTAGAGACGGTGGCCATCAACCTCTTCCTGTTCCCCTGGAAGAAGGAATTCCGCAGCATCAAG ACCTACACAGGCCCTTTTGTTTACTATGTCAAGTCCACTTTGCTGGAGGAGGACATCCGAGCCATTCTGAGGTTCATGGGCTACGAGCCTGAGTTGGGAACTGCATACAAACTCAGGGAGCTTGTGGAGTCCCTCCAGGTGAAGATGGTCTCCTTTGAGCTCTTCCTGGCCAAGGTCGAGTGTGAGCAGATGCTGGGGATCCACTCGCAGGTAAAGGACAAGGGCTACTcagagctggatgtggtgactGAACGCAAGAGCACCACAGAGGATGCGCACGGGTGCTCAGACGCTCTGCGGCGACGGGCTGAGAGCAGGGAACACCTGACCACATCCATGGCTCGTGTGGCACTTCAGAAGTCAGCCAGTGAGCGGGCAGCCAAGGACTACTACAAGCCTCGAGTGACCAAACCCTCCAGGTCGGTGGATGCCTATGACAGCTACTGGGAGAGCCGGAAGCTCCCCTCAAAGGCCTCACTGAGTCTGCGAAAGGAGCCAGTGGCCATGGATGTAGGGGATGACCTGAAGGATGAGATCATCCGCCCATCCCCCTCCTTGCTGACCATGTCCAGCTCCCCGCATGGCAGCCCTGATGACCTTCCATCCATCTCCCCCATCAACGGCCCTGGCCTGCTGTGCAGTACGCACTTTTCCACTCAGGATGACGTGGACCTGTACACAGActcagaacccagggccacctatCGCAGGCAGGATGCTCTGCGGCCGGACGTATGGCTGGTCAAAAATGATGCCCACCCCATCTACCACAAGCGTTCACCCCCCACCAAAGAGTCTGCCCTATCCAAGTGCCAAAACTGCGGCCTGTCCTGCAGCTCCGCCCTCTGCCAGCGCTGTGACAGTCTACTGGCCTCCAAGCCCAGCGCCTTTCCCAGCAAGGCATCTGGTCACGACAGCCTGGTCCATGGGGCACCTATGCGGGAGAAGTATGTGGGTCAGACTCAGGGCCTTGACCGGCTGCCACCTGTCCACTCAAAGTCCAAGCCCTCGACCACAGCCACCTCCCGCTGTGGCTTTTGTAACCGTGTGGGTGCCACCAATACCTGCACCCAGTGTTCAAAAGTCTCCTGTGACGCCTGCCTCGGCGCCTACCACTACGACCCATGCTGCAGAAAGAGTGAGCTGCACAAGTTCATGCCCAACAACCAGCTGAACTACAAATCCACTCAGTTCTCCCATCTTGTGTACAGATAG